TCTAAAAATTAGCTCAGAATCAGTTAAGTATGACTTTGATGAAGGCTTATTAATTAATCTCGCTATTAGTTTTACAAAGAAAAATGTTACAAAAACATTTGATTTTACAATTGCTGGATTCAAAAAGAAAGAACAAAATAGCAATAGCTCGAACAAGAAAGAGAATTACATAAGTGCTAAAGAGCCTGATGAAAAAATTAAGGGTTTATTCCCATCATTAATTGCGAGAATGCTTTTATATGTTGATAATCCAGAAAGATATAAGGATATTACAAGTAATAATAAAGTGAATTATGAAGCATTATTAAATGCTAATGGTAAATATTTTAGTACTAACACTACACCATTTGGTCCTGGAACTAAAGAAGCATTTTTTACATATAACGAGAATTTAAGAGAAGAGTATATTGACAAGATTGTTGCAGCTGGATATGACGATAGTGCAGGCACTTTACAATTAGAAGTTGAAATCAAAAACAATCCAGAGAAGAATAGCAACGAGCCATCAATAACCAAAACTTTTTCTTTTGCAGGCTTAAAAAAGGCAGATTTGCAAAATCCAACTAACAATGTAATTGGTTTTTCATTAACGCCTATGTCATTTAAAAATTTGCAAATCGTTAAAAGCATTTTATCTAAAAGGACTAAGGAAAGCATTAAAGCAGGAGAAAATATATTAAAAGATGTTGATGAAAATCAACAAAAATTCTTAAAACAAAAAATAGTAAGCGAGCTTAATGTCTATATAAGTGATAGCAATAAAGCTTATCAAGATGGCTTTAGCCAATCTGCAAAAGTGTTAGATTTGCCTTCATTAGGAAACAGTTTTGTACTATATCCATTTTTTACTTGGATAGGCACTGAATCTATATTTGATTTAAAACTAGAATTAGTAACTGGTGATACAGGTAAACTAAAGCTTTCATTTAATATTAAGTTGCCAGTTTTTGCACAAGGAATTGGAGATCTCAAGGATTATTCTAATTCAAATAACAAGCAGATATTGATCCCTGTTTTTACAGAAGCAAACATCGATCAGTTTACGTTTAAAAAATAAGCCAGAAACAGACAAAAAATTGAGCAAGGGCTCAATTTTTGTATTTTTTTTTCCAAAATTACTATAAAACAAGGGTATAAATAAAATTGCTGCATTATAGATATTGCATTAAACTATGATGAAGACTTTTCTAAACTTTTTAATATATTAGGCAACAATTGCTCTCAATCTTTTTTATGAATATCATTTATGTTTCAGCTCTCAGGGGTTATAAATAACTCGGTATTTTTTGACTTAGGATCTAGTTTTAGCAAGTTGATGTAGTCTAAAAAGACATTTTTATCATATTTTCTGTTGTTTTGCTCGCCATAATTGCCAGTAGCAGTGCTAGCCAGATTCCCACGAGTAGATTTACCAAAATCAAAAGTGTTTATATTGAAAACACTAAACTTTTCAGCTGATATTTTGGCTATAGGTTGTAGTAATTTATCTAAGTCTATATAACCTGTTCCAATTTCACTTTCTAAAAGATTGCTTTTTCTAAATTTTATTTTCTTTACAAAATCAAAAAATTCTTTAAAGCTCATTAATTTAGGCCTATAGGCAAAATTAATGTCTATAAAGTTAAGCAAATCTCCTGATTCATTTTGGTTATAGTCCGCAGTCACACTAATATCATTTAAATTATAAAGTTTGTTAAATTTGAATGTTAGTGCATTAACTTTTTTAGAATCAATAATAAGCGATTCTTTTTTGACATCAAAAATACCAAATTTTCTATGGTTATTTATTAGCGCGGCATTATTGTTTTCAGGCAATTTTTTAGCATACTCATATTCTTCAATATATACTACTCTTTCTGGCACATAATTTATTGGATAGAAGTCATAAATTTCATCGTATTTTTTGCAGCCAGTATTGACTTCTGTACGTGGCCTCGTAGATTTTTCGCGCTCCACAAACGATTCAAGCTTAACTGAATTATCATAGACATATTTTGAGAGAAAAGCAGATAAATTCTTAAAACTGCTGTTTTTTAAGTTAGGCAAATCGTTTTTAATTTCTTCATCTCAAAGTTGCTTCATATATTTAATACCACTAAAGTATATAATGTTACCAGGAGTTAATGCTGTATATGTAAGTTTTGGATTGTATTCCTTAACAACTTTTGAATTATCAATTTCTTTTAAATAAAACCAATCATATAAGTTTATCGTGTAAATTAGGTATGAAATATATTCATTTTCTATCCCTGGAATTTCTTGATTTGCAGCATATGTAAAATTATTAATTAATTTAACAAAATTGTAGAAAACTTCTTTAAATCTATCTTTGAACTCTGACTCGGCATTAAATGAATTATATTTTCTTCCCAATATTTCTATAGTATTAGTTGATTCTAAAGTCTGTAGAATCTTTTTCTCATATAATTTAAAATCAAACAATTTAGACTGACTTTCAAAACTTTCTTCAGTGGAACTAATATAATAATCCTCGCATGATATAGTTGATATTGAAAAAAGCACTGACATAGTTATTGCACCAAGGCAGGAAGAAATATTGGCCTTTTTGCTTAACGAAAATCGCTGTAACTTTCTAGCCATACATTCTCCTTGAGGTGTTCTCAATATCTTTGTTTAATTTGTGGTATGTATTTTTTTCAATCATCCCTTAGATTTATTGTATAAATTTACAACAAAAGTTATCTTAAACTTTTTAATATATTAGGCAACAATTCATCTCAATCTTTTTTAGAGATTTGATTTATGTCTCAACTATCAGGGGTTATAAACAACTCAGTGTTTTTTGTATTAGGGTCTAATTTAAGTAAGTTAATGTAATCTAAGAAAATATTTTTTATATATTTACCATTGTTTATTTGGCCATAGCCCCCTTCAGCATTACTATTCATATTGCCATAAGCAGACTTACCAAAATCATAAGTGTTTATTTTCAAAACACTAAACTTGTCCGCTTTTAACTTGTTTATAGGTTCTAACAGTTTGTCTAAATCAATATAACCTATTCCAATTTCACTTTCTAAAAGATTACTTTTTCTAGATTTTATTTTCTTTATAAAATTAAAAAATTCCCTAAAGCTCATTAATTTAGGTCTATAGGCAAAATCAATGTCTATATAGTTCAGTAAATCACTAGATTCATTTCCGTTGTATGAAGCAACTACACTAATATCAGCAAAATTATAGAGTTTATTAAATTTGAATGTCAGAGCATTTATTTTTTCAGAATCAATAATAAGAGATTCTTTCTTAACATCAAAAATGCCAAATTTCCTGTGATTATTTATTAGAAAAGTATTATTAATTTTAGGCAACTTTTTAGCGTATTCATATTTATCAATAAAGAAATTTAATGGATCATAATTTCGTGAGCTAAAATCATAGTTTTCATATGTTTCCTCATTGTTGTCCTCTGTATACATAGTATTTCTTATAGTTCTTTCACGCTCTACAAATGTTTCAAGTTTAACTAAATTTTCATAAACATCTTTTGAGAGAAAAGCTGATAAATTTTTAAAATTGTTGGTTCTTAAATTGGTTGAATCATTTTTAAACTTTTCATCTCAAAGGTGCTTCATATATTTAAGTCCTCTAAAATATCGAATGTTGCCTGGTGTTAAAGCTGTGTATGTTTGTTTTTGATTATATTCATTTACAATTTTTGAATCATTAATTTTCTTTGAATAAAATGAGTTGTAACAGTCTATTGTATAAATTAGGTATGAAATGTATTCATTTTCAATATTTGGGATCTCCATATTTGCTGCATAGATATAACTGTTAATTAATTTAACAAAGTTGTAAAAAACATCTGTAAATCTTTTTTTGAATGCAGGATTGTCATCAAAGGTCTTATATTTATTTGTGTGACTTAATAATTTTAAGCTTTCAGTGGATCCTAAAATTTGATTAATTTTAGCTTCATACAATTTAAAGTCAAATAGTTTAAACTGTTTTTCAAATTTTCTTTCAGCATCAGTACTATAGCGTGCACCACATGATGCAGTCGGTAATGAAGAAAGAAGAGCTATAGACATTAATCCCAAGGAGACTAAAACTCTGCTGGTTTTACTTCGTATAAATCTGTGTAACTTTCTAGTCATACATTCTCCTTAAGATGCTCTCAGTATTTTTGTTTAATTTGTGGTATATATTTCTTATATGGCTGCAAAGCAGGATGAGTTGCATCATAATATGAACTATTTGCATCGTTATTATCTAAGGTAATGTTATTTTTGTGTATTATATATTCTCAAAAAAGCTTTAAATATTCTTCTAATTCAGAATATCTTATATAAATTTCATAACTATCAATAGCTATAGGATAAGGTTTAAAAGCAAAGATGCGTTGAACACCAGTATTAGGTTCAGTACTATAAATATATTCTTTCTTTTCAATTTGATTCAAAACCTAAATTTATAAATGATTCTAATTCAGTATCTATGGAATAAAAAGGAGTCTTAATAATATTTCAGCTTGCATCATTTAACTTTTTATATTTTATAGCACCCAATAAATCTGGTAGCCATTTATTTCTAAATCAACTTACGAATGGATTATTATCTAAAATATGTAACTGCCAATATTCAGAAAAAGATTTTTTATGCTTCCAAACAAACGTTGTGGTTCAATATCTTCATTGCACTGGGAAAGTTTCTTTATAGTAAAGTTGTCTTACATTTTTACTTGTTATAAAGTTCTTCCCAAGTTCATGTGGGCGAGTTATTTTAATTTTTTCGCTTTCTTGGATGCTTCTCATTTTAAAATATTTGGGAATCCCAAAACCAGTTTTATTTTTAGACCTATTGGATCTTCAGTATTCATATTCAGAAGACATTTCATCAAAACCAAATTCATTCAATTTTGTTGCCTTGGTGGATGAATAATTAGATGAGCTAGCAAGCAATAACTTAACCTTGGCAATGGATAATTCTTTATTTAATTCACCTTGAAGACGTGATACAAGTCCTGTTATTAATGGAGCAGCCTTACTTGTTCCATTAAAGTTAAATAGATAAGTCATTTTATTTCTAAACTCTTCTGAATCTTTAGTTGATTCAATGTAGTTTTTAATTTTGTAATAATCACGTTTATAATAGTTATTTTTTGTTAGTTCTTCACTATCATTCTTGAGTGTGTCTCCAAATGCAGAAACAAGTGGATAAGTGCCATAATTATCTTTTGCATATGAGCTAAATGTAGTTGCAACATTCCTTCAATTTACTGAACCAACTGAAATAATTCCATCATGATAGTGCAAACTCTGTCAACTTGATAAACCGTTAAACAACTTTTTCTTTCTTATCTCTAGATCTGCAAAATCCTCGAAATTAAAGGTTTTTAATCAACCGGTTTGCTCATTGAATTTTCAATTCAGGTCACCGAGAGCATTATCTAAAATGCGTTGAATCTTGTTCACTAAATTTATGTTGCTATCTCTATCATTTTTATTTGGTCAGTATTTTTCAGAAAAACTCATTACAGAATTAAAAAATGACTTGAATGTTTCATAAATTTTGCTAGCGGACAAATTTCCGTTTTTCATAAACTCTGTCTTATTTAAAAAATCATTGCCAATTACTATTTTTGATAATTCATCATTATCATTTCCACTAGATTGAATTATTTTAATATCATTTTCAAGAGCAAATTGACCTATAGCTGCATATTGCTCCACAATATCGCTTACATTATAAATATTCTTGTTATCCTCATATGTGAAATATAAAATTGCTTTTGCTAATTGTGAAAAGAAATATTTGTATTTATAAATATCATTAATTGACATTGTACTTCCAGCATCAGCATCAACATATACATTGCTTGATATATGGGAATTAGAATTGGTAGTTTTTCTACCAACTTGATCAAATATACTCATTGGGCCTAAACTCATATTTATGAGTTTTACGCCATACTTGTAATATAAATTCTTGACAGCATTAACAGTGTCAACATTATTTAACGATGTGTAATAAATTGATGCGTTTTGATTAATTCCAAAGTCTGTACCTATTATTGATGTTACTGCATATCCATGATTGCTATAGGACTTTTCATTATTAGATTTAGTAGAATGTGTTTTTATAAATTGAAATTGATCATTTTGAGAAAGTAAATAATTGCTATCAAAGTCACTTACTTCCACAATTCCAACTTTATTGTACTTGCTAGATGAGTAATTAGTAGGTCTTCTGTCTCTACCACGAACCCCTAGTTTATTATAGTAAGGGACATACATTCTAATTAATTGCTTATAATCACTCTCATCAATAGATATAGAGCTATCTTTGTTTAACTTAACTTTATCATCAACAATTTTCAAAAGCCCAGAAACAGAAAAATTGGGGCGATGTATATTGGGCTTAAAATTAACTTATTCAACTTATTCATAGTACTAACATAATTATAATAATATTAATAAGTATGCAAATTTATGAGTGGAAGACGATTGCCTTTATCTATTGGGAACTAAAACTGTTAAAGAAAAAGCACTAGAATTAATCTAGTCAATTTCTCAATTTTGTATTTATCATATGCAGTTAGCTTCCTATAACCACTATATATTTTCTTGCATTATATGCAATAAATTTTTTCAATCTTGTTCAGAAACATTGTTTAAATTTCAACTGTCCGGTGTAAGTAATAGTTGAGTGTTCATAGTTTTGGTGTCTTGATTTAACAATCCAAGATAATCTATAAAAATATTTAACTTATTTATATAACTTTCCCAATCGAAAAATTCATCATATGGTCTATTGAACTTCCGGAGTTCTAAAGGTTTTCCAAAATCTGAAGTTTCTATTGATAGAACTATAGGTTTGCTTGGATCTATGCCACTTATGTTTTTAAAAAGTTCATCCAGGTCAACAAAACCATAGGAAATTTTATCTTTTGAAAGATTTTTGCTACTAAAACTAGTTCGTTTTTTAAAATTAATAAATTCCTTAAAGCTCATTAATTTATGCCTATAAGAAAAATTAATACTTATGTCATTAACTGGTGTTTCAGAGCCTGAGTTATATTTTATTGCATTAACACTAATATCATTTATTGAATAAGTGTTATTAAATTTAAATGTCAAAGCGTTTATGTTTTTTGAATCAATTATTAAAGTTTCCTTTTTATCATCAAAAACGCCAAACTTTCGATACTTATTTATTACAGAATAGTTGTTTATTGTTGCAAGGAGTTCAAGATTCTTTTTATCATTGTAAACGTTAAAAGCATTGTTTTCAACTTTTATATTTTTCCCAGCATTTATAATTGCTTTGTCATCGGGCTTAACAGAGCAATCTATTGTGTCTATGTATTGATTGAGACGTGAATATAACTTAAGCAAATTTTTGTGAATATCATTAAGCATAAGATAAGACAAATTTTGCCAGCAATTGTTATCAGCATTATTTTTGATTGCTGATTCTCTCATTGACAATTCTTTTGCATATTTAATGCCATCAAAGTAAGATAAATTGTCAAGAGTTAAAGTTTTATGAACATTTTTTGAATCATATTCTTTTGCAATTTTTGACTCTTCAATTTAATTTGAATAAAACAAATATCTGTTTTCGCCAGTATAGTACAAGTATGAAATGTATTCGTTTTCAATTCCTGGAAACTCATAATTTGGTGCATAAGTAAAACTAGATATTAGCTTAAGAAATTCACCAATTTTCTCTTTGACTTCAGGGCTATATTCCAAAACTCATTTATCACCCAAACTAAATACTTGTATTCTGTTATCAATAATCTTTCTGATTTTGCTCTCAAAAATATCAGTATTTAAATAAATAGAGAGTTCTCTT
This sequence is a window from Mycoplasmopsis agalactiae PG2. Protein-coding genes within it:
- a CDS encoding LppA family lipoprotein, yielding MKRSKKILLTTAFVPLLSTALAAKCEDKENNSSNKKPPAAKPSDPVLPKKPGESQPEPSKPDDTTNNNDVNFSDIESLSKSLKITNYSYSKLDPKTALSEILKDESIFFKDVFGEKVLELYNLKISSESVKYDFDEGLLINLAISFTKKNVTKTFDFTIAGFKKKEQNSNSSNKKENYISAKEPDEKIKGLFPSLIARMLLYVDNPERYKDITSNNKVNYEALLNANGKYFSTNTTPFGPGTKEAFFTYNENLREEYIDKIVAAGYDDSAGTLQLEVEIKNNPEKNSNEPSITKTFSFAGLKKADLQNPTNNVIGFSLTPMSFKNLQIVKSILSKRTKESIKAGENILKDVDENQQKFLKQKIVSELNVYISDSNKAYQDGFSQSAKVLDLPSLGNSFVLYPFFTWIGTESIFDLKLELVTGDTGKLKLSFNIKLPVFAQGIGDLKDYSNSNNKQILIPVFTEANIDQFTFKK
- a CDS encoding Mbov_0186 family lipoprotein, translating into MARKLQRFSLSKKANISSCLGAITMSVLFSISTISCEDYYISSTEESFESQSKLFDFKLYEKKILQTLESTNTIEILGRKYNSFNAESEFKDRFKEVFYNFVKLINNFTYAANQEIPGIENEYISYLIYTINLYDWFYLKEIDNSKVVKEYNPKLTYTALTPGNIIYFSGIKYMKQLWDEEIKNDLPNLKNSSFKNLSAFLSKYVYDNSVKLESFVEREKSTRPRTEVNTGCKKYDEIYDFYPINYVPERVVYIEEYEYAKKLPENNNAALINNHRKFGIFDVKKESLIIDSKKVNALTFKFNKLYNLNDISVTADYNQNESGDLLNFIDINFAYRPKLMSFKEFFDFVKKIKFRKSNLLESEIGTGYIDLDKLLQPIAKISAEKFSVFNINTFDFGKSTRGNLASTATGNYGEQNNRKYDKNVFLDYINLLKLDPKSKNTELFITPESWNINDIHKKDWEQLLPNILKSLEKSSS
- a CDS encoding Mbov_0186 family lipoprotein, which encodes MTRKLHRFIRSKTSRVLVSLGLMSIALLSSLPTASCGARYSTDAERKFEKQFKLFDFKLYEAKINQILGSTESLKLLSHTNKYKTFDDNPAFKKRFTDVFYNFVKLINSYIYAANMEIPNIENEYISYLIYTIDCYNSFYSKKINDSKIVNEYNQKQTYTALTPGNIRYFRGLKYMKHLWDEKFKNDSTNLRTNNFKNLSAFLSKDVYENLVKLETFVERERTIRNTMYTEDNNEETYENYDFSSRNYDPLNFFIDKYEYAKKLPKINNTFLINNHRKFGIFDVKKESLIIDSEKINALTFKFNKLYNFADISVVASYNGNESSDLLNYIDIDFAYRPKLMSFREFFNFIKKIKSRKSNLLESEIGIGYIDLDKLLEPINKLKADKFSVLKINTYDFGKSAYGNMNSNAEGGYGQINNGKYIKNIFLDYINLLKLDPNTKNTELFITPDSWDINQISKKDWDELLPNILKSLR